ACCCGGCAAGGCCCTCGGCGTGAAAGGGACAAAGGCGAACCTCGGTGTCCTCTCGAAAGAGGGCATGGAAGAGACGAAGAAGATCTTCGCCTCCTGGTCGTCCTCGAAGTTCCTCGACGCCCATCACGGGAAGAAGAATGTCACATGCTCCGGCTGCCACGAAGGCAAGGTTCCCGAGCAGGGCGATTCCGTCGAGAACGCCCGCTGCTTCGCCTGTCACGGAGACGAGGAGAGTCTTGCGAAAAAGACGGAGCCGAAGGATTTCCCAGACAGGAATCCCCATAAGTCGCACCTGGGGACAGTCAACTGCACTGTATGTCACAGCGCCCACAAGGCATCG
The sequence above is a segment of the Syntrophorhabdus sp. genome. Coding sequences within it:
- a CDS encoding cytochrome c3 family protein translates to MEETKKIFASWSSSKFLDAHHGKKNVTCSGCHEGKVPEQGDSVENARCFACHGDEESLAKKTEPKDFPDRNPHKSHLGTVNCTVCHSAHKASKIYCLDCHTKFNMKIPFGEGPQAKPAAGGKAK